CCTCGGCCATGACCTGGACGATCTCGACCCGTGGCTGGTGAAACACGGCGTGCCCGGCGGCCAGCCCCTTGACCAGCGTAAGCCCTTCCACCGTCTGGGTGCCCGACAGCCCCTCGGACAGGCTGCCCGCCTCTTCCTCGTCGATCAGGCCGGCATTGGCGATCAGTTCGCTCAGCACCATCGCGGTGGTCTGCAGCGCCTCGATCTCGATATCCTCGTAGCGGCGCGGCTCGACGTGCTGGACGTTGAGCGCGCCGACCGCGCGCTCGCGATAGACGATCGGCACGCCGGCGAAGGAGTGAAACTTGTCCTCGCCCGTTTCAGGCCGATACTGGAAGTCGGGATGCGCCTTCGCCTCGGCCAGGTTCAACGTCTCGACGTTCTGCGCAATCGTCCCGGTAAGGCCTTCGCCGATCGCCATGCGGGTGACGTGAACGGCGCTCTGGTTGAGGCCGCGCGTAGCGAAAAGTTCCAGCATGCCTTCGCGCAGGAGGTAGATCGAGCAAACCTCGCTATCGAGGCTCTCCCCGATGATCTCGACCACGCGGTCGAGCTTGCCCTGGGCGTGCATGCGCGACGCCATCACTTCGTGCAGGCGGGTGAGAATCTGGCGAGCGGAGGCGGCGGCGGACATCACGTCATTCGCCTATAGCACAGACATGTAAATGCAAAATGGAACTGCATCCGGTGCAGCCCAATAGCGCGGCCGCGAAGGCCGCGCCGCTCAAGCGATAGGGTTCGCCTCGCTCAGGCTTGGGCGAGTTCTTCCTTAATTCGCAGCTTGCGCTTCTTGAGCATTTGAATCATCGCAGCGTCAGGCGCAGGGCGGGCCATTTCCAGGCGAAGCTGAGCTTCGAGGCCGGCATGTTTGGACTGCAGCGCGGTGACGTGGGACGATGCCATAAGCGTTCTCCTTGCGAGGTTGCGACCCCCGAGAAGCGACTCGTCCAACGCGGACGAACCGCGAATTGTCATCAAAACACATCAACCCTATTGAGGTAAAGAGATTTGCAGCTAGTGAATCGACGCCTGCGTTCCATTACGCGGCAAATGGCATAGCGAGGACCACCCGAGGTGAGTGAAGAAGAGCTGCGTAAGCGGTTGGAATTGCTTCGAACAGAGCATCGCGACCTCGACGCCGCAATTGCCGCGCTGACCGAAGCGGGGTCGACCGACCAGCTCCAGATCGCCCGGCTCAAGAAGCGCAAATTGCGACTCAAGGACCAGATTTCGCTGATCGAGGACAGCCTTCTGCCCGATATTATCGCCTAGGCGGCCGGGCGCCGCTGGCGAATTCTGTGCCAGGTCGGGACGACTTTGTTTTAGCGAAGGAAAATATGGTTGCCGTACTGGCGCGGTTCATGTCGCAGGCGTAGCGATTTTACACCGATGTCACATTCGAGCGACCTGTCGCGTCCGATTATCGAGACGCTTTACACCGAAGCGCTGATGCTCGCGGACGAAGTTCGCGCCGTCTTCGCGCTCGGGATGCACGAGGTCGACCCGGAAGCGAGCGATCTGCTGCGCCTCGCGCTCTCGAGCGAAGGGCTCAAGGCGACCACGCGCATGATGCATGTGCTGGCCTGGCTGCTCAACCAGCGGGCCTATTTCTCGGGTGAATTGACCGAGACCCAATTGCGCAAGCACAGCCGCCTGCCGGAAGATCGCCCGTCGCGCGCCGAGGATCTCGCCCTGCTCGAGATCCCGACCCGCGAACTGATCGACGAGACAGTCCGGCTGCACAGCCGGATTGCGCGGCTCGACAAGGCATGGCGCGACGGCTTCGAAGTGCAGCCGACCGTGCGCAAGCTGCACGAGCGGATCGGGCGCGAGATGATGGCGCGCGAAGTGCGCGCCGGGGAACACCGCCTCGGCGGATAGCGCTATGCTGCGCTGAGCGCCTTGCGCCAGCGCGCCAGCCGTTCCTGCCGCACCCCGTCCTCCATGTTCGGAGAGAACCGGCTCAATGTGCCGCGCATCTCCTTGCCTGCAGTTGCGAGATCGGGATGCAGTCCCGCCCCGACCGCCGCCAGCATCGCCGCGCCCAGTGCTGTCGTCTCGACGAACTCGGGGCGCTCGACCGGCAGGTTGAGAACATCGGCGAGGTCTTGCGCCATCCAGTCGTTGGCGCTCATCCCGCCGTCGATCTTGAGCGTTTCCCAGCGGGCGCCGTCGGCGGCAAAGGCTGTCGCCAAATCGTGCGTCTGATGCGCCATTGCCTCCAGCGCCGCGCGCGCGAGTTCCGCCTTGCCGCTGTGGAAGCTTAGCCCGGTGATGACCCCGCGCGCTTCCGCGTTCCAATGCGGCGCCCCTAGCCCTGCAAGCGCCGGGACGATGGTGACGCCGCCGGTGTCTTCGACCGAGCGCGCGAGTTCCTCGGTCTGCGAGGCGACCTCGACGATCCCGAGCGAGTCCCTGAGCCATTGAACAAGGCTGCCCGCGACGAACACCGAGCCTTCGATCGCGTAAGTCCGCGCGCCCGCAAGCTGGTAGAGCACCGTGCCGAGCAGCCGGTTGTCGGAAGTGGGAATTTCGCCGCCCTTGTTGGTAAGGACGAACGCACCGGTGCCGTAAGTCGCCTTGGTCTCGCCCGGCGTAAGGCAGGCCTGGCCGATGGTCGCCGCCTGCTGGTCGCCCGCCATACCGGTGATGGGGATCGCGGCCCCGAGCATGTCCTCCCTCGCCACGCCGAGTTCGCCGGCATTATCGATCACCCGCGGCAGCGCCGCTCGCGGCACGCCGAGCAGTTCGCAAAGCCCATCGTCGAAATCGGCCCCGCCCAGTTCCAGCAGCAAGGTGCGGCTGGCGTTGCTGGCATCAGTGACGTGCGCTCCTGAATCCGGGCCGCCGGTCAGCTTGTAGGTCAGCCAGCTCTCGATCGTTCCGAAGGCCAACGTTCCGGCCTTCGCTGCACTGCGGACGGCAGGTTCGTTGTCGAGCAGCCAGCGCATTTTCGTACCGGAGAAATAGGGGTCGAGAAGCAAGCCGGTGCGGCGCTGGACATCGTCCTCGTGTCCGTCATCCCGCAACTGGGCGCAAAACTCCGCGGTCCGGCGATCCTGCCAAACGATCGCTCGGGCGAGCGGCATACCGGTATTTCTGTCCCAGGCGACCACGGTTTCACGCTGATTGGTGATGCCGATGCAGGCTATCCGGTCGGCGCCCCCGGCTTGCTCGACCACCTCCCGCGCGCAGGCGAGCGTCCGTTCCCAGATCTCGCCGGCGTCGTGTTCGACCCAGCCCGCCTTGGGGTAATGCTGGGTGATTTCCTGCTGCGCACTGCCGTGGAATTTCCCGTCGAGCCCGAACAACATCGCGCGCGTCGAGGTCGTTCCCTCGTCGAGGACCAGGATAAGTTCGGACATTCTCTCTCCTCTTGGCCTGGAAAAGGCGCAGGCGTGACTTCTGCCAGCTTCATCTCCATATGCAAGTCATGGCCCTGCCTCCCGAACCCTGGCCCACCGGCATTGCCGAGCAGCTCGAGCCGCTGGTGCGGCGCGTCCTCGCGCCCAATCCTTCGCCCTATACTTTCACCGGAACGCAAACCTACATCGTCGGGGCGGAGGACAAGGTCGCAGTGATCGATCCCGGACCCGCCGACGAGGCGCACATCGAAGCGATCCTTGCGGCGGTAGGCGATGCCCAAGTCACCGCGATAATGTGTACGCACACCCACCGCGACCATTCGCCCGCCGCCGCGCCACTGGCCGAACGCACCGGCGCGCCGATCGTCGGCTGTGCACCCCTGGTCATCGAGAGCGACCTGCCGCGCTCGGACGAGGCGTTCGATCCGACCTATGCGCCCGATCGCGTGCTCGAGGACGGGGAGGCAATGACCGGGCCCGGCTGGACACTGCGCGCAGTCCATACGCCCGGGCACACCTCGAACCACTTGTGTTTCGCGCTCGAGGAGAGCGGCGCGCTCTTCACCGGCGATCACGTCATGGGCTGGTCCACCAGCGTGGTGATCCCACCCGACGGTGACATGGGCCACTACATGAAGAGCCTCGAACGCCTGCAATCGCGCGGGGACACGGTCTATTATTCCGCCCATGGCGAACCGATCACCAAGCCGCAGCAACTCGTTCGCGGGATGATCGGCCATCGTCGCCAGCGCGAGAACCAGATCCTGCGCTTGCTGGGCGAACGCGCACGACCGATCCCCGATTTCATCCCCGAGATGTACAAGGGGCTCGACCCGCGCCTCAACAAGGCCGCGCAGATGAGCGTCGAAGCGCATTTGATCGATTTGGAACGCCGCGGGCTGGTCGCTCGTTCTGAACATGTATGGAAGACGATCTGAAAACCCGCGAACCGACGGTTCAACCTGAAGTCCATCGTGAACAGTCGCTCGCGCGCGTCCAGGCGGTGCCGTGGCTGATCGTCATCCTGCTGATCGCTGCAACCGCATGGCTGGGCTGGAAGGCCTTCTTCGAACAGGAGGAAGGAGATCCGGTCGGCAGCGCCATGCTGGCCTTTCAGAAGCAGAACTCACTGACCGTTTTCTCGTCGCGGTTCGAAGTGGTCGCCGAAAGCGTCGATACGCGCGGCATCGCCGGGTTTGACCTGCTTAAGTCGCGCCAGGCAGCGATAATTCCCGCGACAGTCGAATACCGGCTCGACCTGGCGAGCATGGATCGCGACCGGTTCGCCTGGGACGAGGCCAGCGACACGCTGCAGGTCACCCTGCCCCCGCTGCGCATTTCGCGCCCCAATCTCGACGAGGCGAAGGCGCGGGTCTTTACCGAAGGCACCTATGTCACGCGCGACGCGAGTGCCGACCTGTCGCGCAACAATTCCAAGATCGCTGAAGAGCGGGCGAGCGCCTTCGCCAAGAACCCGGAGGTGCTGGGCCTGGCGCGGGTGGCGGCCAAGGAGGCGGTGCGCCAGAACCTCGCCATCCCGCTCCAGGTGGCAGGGTTTGACGATGCCAAGGTTGAAGTGATGTTCGAAGGTCAAGCCGCCCCGAACTAGGCGGGTTCTTCCTCGTACTTGCCCGACAAATAGGCGTTTCGCAGTGCGAACTTCTGGATCTTGCCCGATCCGGTCATCGGATATTGCTCGACCCAGATCCAGATGCTCGGGGTCTTTTGCGGCGATAGACGCTCGCGGATGAACGCCCTCAGCTCGGCTTCGTCGGGACGCTCATGCCCTTCGGCCTTCCGCATGAAGCAGGCGACGATCTCGCCCCATTTCTCGTCGGGAATGCCCACCACAGCGACTTCGAACACGGCTGGGTGTTCGAGCATGGCGTTTTCGATTTCGGCCGGAAACAGGTTCTCGCCGCCGCGAATGATCATTTCCTTCACCCGCCCGGTGATCTTCACATAGCCCCGCTCGTCCATCGTGCCGAGATCGCCGGTGTGGAGCCAGCCGTCGGAGTCGATGGTCTGTGCGGTCGCTTCGGCATTGTCGTTGTAGCCGATCATGATGTTGTAACCGCGCGCGCAGATCTCGCCCTGCTCGCCCACTGCGCAAGTCGAATTGTCGTCGACGCTCCGGATCGAAACCTCCAGGTGCGGCATGGGCTGGCCGATCGTCTCGCGGCGGTCTGGATCGCTGTCGGTCAATTGGCCGAGCGTGATTGCGACTGCGCTTTCCGTCTGGCCGTAGATCACGACCAGCGGGGCGCCGAACAGCCTTTCGGCCTTGCGCGCCAGTTCCGGTGCGACCATCGCCGCCCCCGACATCAGCGCACGGACCGAGGAGACGTCGCGCGGATTGCGCTCCAGCTCGTCGACGATCATCGTCAGCATGGTGGGAACGCCACCGGTATATTGCACCTTCTCGCGCTCGATCGTCTCGATCTGCATGGCGGGATCGAAATGCGGCATCGGGATGAAAGTCATGCCCATTCCCAGACAGCCGAACAGGAAGCACGAGGACCCGGCGTGGAACAGGGGCGTGGGGGTCAGATTGGCGTCGCCCGGCTCGCAGCCCCAGCGCCGCATCATGTCGGTGTTGTTCTGCAGCACCGACCAGTGACGGATCTGGACTCCCTTGGGAAATCCGGTCGTGCCCGAGGTATACTGGATCTGGAGCACGCCGTGCGGGTCGAGCTCCGCGAGTTCGCCCGCTTCGTGGCCGGCGAAAAGATCGTTGAGGACCGTGAAATCCATCCTTGTCGCGACCTGCGGCAGATCCGCGCAAGCCTCGGCCACCACCGGCGCCAGCGGTGTCCCGCGGGCCTGGTTGCCGTGGTAGATCGCCACCGCTCCGGACTGTTTGAGCACGTAGCGCAGTTCCTTGGCGATATAGGCGGGATTGACCGTCACCACCGTCAAGCCGGCCAGCGCGGCGCCGAATTGCGTCAGCACCCACTCGGGGCAATTCATCGCATAGATCGCGATCCGCGCGCCGGGCGCATGGCGCGAGGCCAGCGCGCGGCCGAGCTTCTCGCAATCGGCCAGCAGCTCGGTGAAGGACCACTCGCGGCCCATGGTGCCATCGGGACAGAGTTCGCGCAGCGCGAGCTGATCGCCGCGCTCCTGCGCCTGCTGGCGCAGCAAGCCGCCGATGGTCAATTCGCGTAGGGGCGTGCCGGACTGAGCCGCAAAATGCGCTTCGCTCAGTTGAACGTCATACATTACTGCCTCTCCCGCGCGACAGTTTACGCATGTCGTTTCCATACAATAGGACGAGCGCGACAGGGCGATTGACGCTGATTAGGTGCGCAAGTATTTTCGCCGAAAGAGAAAATCCGGTCGCTTGGAACTTTGGGGGGAGGAGACAAGCAGATGGCCACGATGGCTGAGAAACCGCATAGCGCGACCGACGACACGCGCTTTTTCCGCATCATGGCCTGGGTCATGTGCACCATCATAACGGCGGGCTTCGTGGTCAATCTGGCGATGGGCCGTTCGACCTTCGCCGTGCCATGGCAATTCCACGTCCACGGGATGGTGTTCTTCGCCTGGGTCGGAATCTACCTTGCCCAGAACACTTTCATCGCCGGGGGCAATATCGCGCTGCACAAACGGCTTGGCCAGATCGCCTATCTCTGGATTCCGCTGATGGTGGTGATGGGCTTTACGATCATGTTCGTGGTCATGCGCCGGACCGGAGGACCGTTCTTCTTCGACGTCAACGAATTCATGATAAGCAACACATTGCAACTGCTGATCTTTGGCGGGCTGGGCCTCGCCGCCCTGCGCGCGCGGCGCTATTCGGGCTGGCACCGCCGCCTGATGTTTTGCGCCATGGCCATCCTCACCGGACCGGGTCTCGGGCGCCTCCTGCCGATGCCACTGCTAATTCCGCATGCGTGGCGGATCATGGTGCTGGTGACGATACTGTTCCCTGTAATTGGGATGATTGCCGATTACCGCCGGAGCGGCAAGATCCACCCCGCCTGGTTCTGGGGCGTAGGGCTTATCCTTGGTGGACAGATCATTGCCGACCTTATCGCTTACAGCCCGCTCGGAATCTCACTCACCGAACAGGTGATCGCCGGCACGCCAGGAGCCGAACGACCGATGGAGGCCTTCCTGCCGCCCGGCTTCAGCATGTGATCCGGCGCACCGACTGTTTGACGGAACGCACTCGCCTTCCCATGTGTTGGTTCTATAGAGGGGTGCAAATCCCCATAAGCTGACGGGAAAATGTGAATGAGCGTCGAGACCAAAATCCCCACCGGCGAGGACCTGCTCGCCGAGATCGATCGCCTGCGCAAGGAGCGCAACGCGGTGATCCTGGCGCATTACTACCAGACGCCCGATATCCAGGACATCGCCGATTTCGTGGGGGATTCGCTCCAACTCAGCCAGATGGCGGCGGAAACTGACGCCGATGTCATCGCCTTTTGCGGGGTCAAGTTCATGGCCGATACGGCCAAGATCCTCAGCCCTGAAAAGATCGTGGTCCTGCCCGACATGGACGCGGGCTGCTCACTCGAGGATTCGTGCCCACCCGATAAGTTCAAGGCATTCCGCGAGGCGCACCCCGATCACATCGCGCTGACCTACATCAACTGTTCGACCGAGGTGAAAGCGCTCAGCGACGTGATCGTCACCAGTTCGAGCGCGGAAACGATCCTGCAGCAGATCCCCAAGGACCAAAAGATCATCTTCGGCCCCGACCGGCACCTCGGCGGCTATCTCAGCCGCAAATTCGACCGCGAAATGCTGCTGTGGCCCGGCGTGTGCATCGTGCACGAGGCTTTCAGCGAGACCGAGCTGCTCAAGCTCAAGGAACAGTATCCGGGTGCGCCCATCGCGGCGCATCCCGAATGCCCGCCGACCATCGTCGACCATGCCGACTATGTCGGCTCGACCAGCGGCATCCTGCAATTCGCCAAGACTTTCGAAGGCGACACGCTGATCGTCGCGACCGAGCCGCACATCATCCACCAGATGGAAAAGGCGCTGCCGGAGAAGAACTTCATCGGTGCGCCGGGAGCGGACGGCAACTGCAGCTGCAACATCTGCCCCTACATGGCGCTCAACACGATGGAGAAGCTCTACGCCGCGCTGCGCGACCTCGAGCCGCGGATCGAGATCGAGGAGGGACTGCGCCTCAAGGCCAAGCAGAGCCTAGACCGCATGCTGGAGATGGCCAGCGGCACGATTGGCAAGGGCGACCTGGGCAAGGTTTGACTCGCAACCAACCCCGCATCCGCGCGTTTAGCCCTGGATGACCGCTGAAATTAAGTTTCTCTGGGCGCGCCTCAACGCCAACTACTGGTTCTATCCGGCGCTGTTCTCGCTGATAGCGGCGCTCCTCGCCTTCACCATGATCTGGCTCGACCGGTCGGGATCGGCCGAGTGGGTCAACGACGTCGATTGGCTGGTGCCTGCCCGGCCCAAGGGCGCGGCCGACATGCTCACCGTAATGGCCGGCAGCATGATCGGGGTCGCCTCGACCGTGTTCTCGATCACCATCGCAGCGGTCGCCTATGCCAGCGGCAATTACGGCCCGCGCCTGCTCACCAACTTCATGGAGGATCGCGGCAACCAGTTCAGCCTGGCGACCTTCATCGGCAGCTTCGTTTATGCCCTGATCGTGTTGCGCAGCGTGCGTGCCGAGGACGAAACGCCCGCATCAGGCGCCGATGCCGCGGCAACTGCCCTGCCCGGCTTCACGCCCCAGCTTTCACTGCTCGTCGCCTATCTTTTGATGGCGGTGTGCGTGGCGGTGCTGGTGTTTTTCCTCAATCACATCCCCTCCTCGATCCGTATCAACAAGGTGCTCGAAGGTATCGGCGAACGCCTGCTGGGGGCGATCCGCAAAACCTACCCGATTGAGGACCGTTTTTCCGAAGCGCTCGACCAGCCAGGTGGCGAACCGCTCAAAGCCTGGGGTACCGGCTATGTCCAGATGATCGAT
This region of Altererythrobacter sp. CAU 1644 genomic DNA includes:
- a CDS encoding DUF4230 domain-containing protein: MEDDLKTREPTVQPEVHREQSLARVQAVPWLIVILLIAATAWLGWKAFFEQEEGDPVGSAMLAFQKQNSLTVFSSRFEVVAESVDTRGIAGFDLLKSRQAAIIPATVEYRLDLASMDRDRFAWDEASDTLQVTLPPLRISRPNLDEAKARVFTEGTYVTRDASADLSRNNSKIAEERASAFAKNPEVLGLARVAAKEAVRQNLAIPLQVAGFDDAKVEVMFEGQAAPN
- a CDS encoding class I adenylate-forming enzyme family protein, which encodes MYDVQLSEAHFAAQSGTPLRELTIGGLLRQQAQERGDQLALRELCPDGTMGREWSFTELLADCEKLGRALASRHAPGARIAIYAMNCPEWVLTQFGAALAGLTVVTVNPAYIAKELRYVLKQSGAVAIYHGNQARGTPLAPVVAEACADLPQVATRMDFTVLNDLFAGHEAGELAELDPHGVLQIQYTSGTTGFPKGVQIRHWSVLQNNTDMMRRWGCEPGDANLTPTPLFHAGSSCFLFGCLGMGMTFIPMPHFDPAMQIETIEREKVQYTGGVPTMLTMIVDELERNPRDVSSVRALMSGAAMVAPELARKAERLFGAPLVVIYGQTESAVAITLGQLTDSDPDRRETIGQPMPHLEVSIRSVDDNSTCAVGEQGEICARGYNIMIGYNDNAEATAQTIDSDGWLHTGDLGTMDERGYVKITGRVKEMIIRGGENLFPAEIENAMLEHPAVFEVAVVGIPDEKWGEIVACFMRKAEGHERPDEAELRAFIRERLSPQKTPSIWIWVEQYPMTGSGKIQKFALRNAYLSGKYEEEPA
- the nadA gene encoding quinolinate synthase NadA; translation: MSVETKIPTGEDLLAEIDRLRKERNAVILAHYYQTPDIQDIADFVGDSLQLSQMAAETDADVIAFCGVKFMADTAKILSPEKIVVLPDMDAGCSLEDSCPPDKFKAFREAHPDHIALTYINCSTEVKALSDVIVTSSSAETILQQIPKDQKIIFGPDRHLGGYLSRKFDREMLLWPGVCIVHEAFSETELLKLKEQYPGAPIAAHPECPPTIVDHADYVGSTSGILQFAKTFEGDTLIVATEPHIIHQMEKALPEKNFIGAPGADGNCSCNICPYMALNTMEKLYAALRDLEPRIEIEEGLRLKAKQSLDRMLEMASGTIGKGDLGKV
- a CDS encoding MBL fold metallo-hydrolase, which produces MALPPEPWPTGIAEQLEPLVRRVLAPNPSPYTFTGTQTYIVGAEDKVAVIDPGPADEAHIEAILAAVGDAQVTAIMCTHTHRDHSPAAAPLAERTGAPIVGCAPLVIESDLPRSDEAFDPTYAPDRVLEDGEAMTGPGWTLRAVHTPGHTSNHLCFALEESGALFTGDHVMGWSTSVVIPPDGDMGHYMKSLERLQSRGDTVYYSAHGEPITKPQQLVRGMIGHRRQRENQILRLLGERARPIPDFIPEMYKGLDPRLNKAAQMSVEAHLIDLERRGLVARSEHVWKTI
- a CDS encoding DUF2254 domain-containing protein; the encoded protein is MTAEIKFLWARLNANYWFYPALFSLIAALLAFTMIWLDRSGSAEWVNDVDWLVPARPKGAADMLTVMAGSMIGVASTVFSITIAAVAYASGNYGPRLLTNFMEDRGNQFSLATFIGSFVYALIVLRSVRAEDETPASGADAAATALPGFTPQLSLLVAYLLMAVCVAVLVFFLNHIPSSIRINKVLEGIGERLLGAIRKTYPIEDRFSEALDQPGGEPLKAWGTGYVQMIDFEDLAKIARDCGCIFSLKVRTGDFLHRDLTLMEVEGCAPDTIEDRVRKCFTLGPSRTPEQDPQFLIDELVEIGLRALSPGINDPFTAITALHWLGAATSEIGRRDLRKDICGEDADDCPVIPLPDDFQHYVDRGFGSIRSAVATSPIAAEVMLDTLANAATPIGDNLRQGILRREGELLVAQARTVLVGPDLTRFEDHARKFGRDFWDDASAQ
- a CDS encoding DUF1465 family protein, with the protein product MSHSSDLSRPIIETLYTEALMLADEVRAVFALGMHEVDPEASDLLRLALSSEGLKATTRMMHVLAWLLNQRAYFSGELTETQLRKHSRLPEDRPSRAEDLALLEIPTRELIDETVRLHSRIARLDKAWRDGFEVQPTVRKLHERIGREMMAREVRAGEHRLGG
- a CDS encoding YdcH family protein — its product is MSEEELRKRLELLRTEHRDLDAAIAALTEAGSTDQLQIARLKKRKLRLKDQISLIEDSLLPDIIA
- a CDS encoding YdcH family protein — its product is MASSHVTALQSKHAGLEAQLRLEMARPAPDAAMIQMLKKRKLRIKEELAQA
- the glpK gene encoding glycerol kinase GlpK — encoded protein: MSELILVLDEGTTSTRAMLFGLDGKFHGSAQQEITQHYPKAGWVEHDAGEIWERTLACAREVVEQAGGADRIACIGITNQRETVVAWDRNTGMPLARAIVWQDRRTAEFCAQLRDDGHEDDVQRRTGLLLDPYFSGTKMRWLLDNEPAVRSAAKAGTLAFGTIESWLTYKLTGGPDSGAHVTDASNASRTLLLELGGADFDDGLCELLGVPRAALPRVIDNAGELGVAREDMLGAAIPITGMAGDQQAATIGQACLTPGETKATYGTGAFVLTNKGGEIPTSDNRLLGTVLYQLAGARTYAIEGSVFVAGSLVQWLRDSLGIVEVASQTEELARSVEDTGGVTIVPALAGLGAPHWNAEARGVITGLSFHSGKAELARAALEAMAHQTHDLATAFAADGARWETLKIDGGMSANDWMAQDLADVLNLPVERPEFVETTALGAAMLAAVGAGLHPDLATAGKEMRGTLSRFSPNMEDGVRQERLARWRKALSAA